A single window of Candidatus Flexicrinis affinis DNA harbors:
- a CDS encoding ABC transporter permease, producing the protein MKALNIALNDIRIAFSDRTIWINLVLLPAALIFVIGLVNGQSLGGSSEPVRYLVDVVDQDQSTLSGTFVDALVGQQPTLVICPQQNDAEDVCALGDDADGISADDAQSRLDRAQTLAYIVIVPGFEEVLRSGQAAHITYRSSESATAESIAQQAVGTAVRRVQGIVSAEQLAQQIADETLDGDDAFVDSMRTSAAEIWAQSPVSINEEVAPLTQPDFLVGLQQSVPGMGSMYVMFLILAGASTLVQERRLWTLQRLAAAPVTKAEIILGKLLARFALGMIQYGVAFGVGLIYGQILDVSFGNNPLALLIVMMAFSLCISTFTLFMATVVKTEDQAGSLVVLVTLALAPIGGAWWSLDLEFVPEFMRAISVISPFKWVVDGFRNVIALDQGFAGIVGPSAVLLGIGAVFFMLAVRRFKVID; encoded by the coding sequence ATGAAAGCACTCAACATCGCGCTCAACGACATCCGCATTGCCTTCAGCGATCGGACGATCTGGATTAATCTCGTGCTACTTCCTGCGGCGTTGATCTTCGTAATCGGCCTCGTCAACGGCCAGAGCCTCGGCGGATCGTCAGAACCGGTGCGCTATCTGGTCGATGTGGTCGATCAGGATCAGTCGACGCTGTCCGGCACGTTTGTCGATGCGCTGGTCGGTCAGCAGCCCACGCTCGTCATCTGCCCGCAGCAGAATGACGCCGAAGACGTGTGCGCGCTGGGCGACGATGCCGACGGCATTTCGGCCGACGATGCCCAGTCGCGGCTTGATCGTGCCCAGACGTTGGCTTATATCGTGATCGTGCCCGGGTTCGAAGAAGTACTGCGCTCGGGCCAGGCGGCGCACATCACGTACCGCTCGAGCGAGTCGGCGACGGCGGAGAGCATCGCCCAGCAGGCGGTCGGCACGGCGGTACGGCGCGTCCAAGGTATCGTGTCCGCCGAACAGCTTGCCCAGCAGATCGCCGACGAGACACTTGACGGTGACGACGCGTTTGTCGATTCGATGCGCACGAGTGCGGCCGAAATCTGGGCGCAGTCGCCGGTTTCAATCAACGAAGAGGTCGCGCCTCTCACGCAGCCCGACTTCTTGGTGGGCCTCCAGCAAAGCGTCCCCGGTATGGGCAGCATGTACGTGATGTTCCTGATCCTCGCCGGTGCCAGCACGCTCGTGCAAGAACGGCGGCTGTGGACACTGCAGCGGCTTGCCGCCGCGCCCGTCACCAAGGCGGAGATCATCCTCGGCAAGCTGCTGGCGCGCTTCGCGCTCGGCATGATCCAGTACGGTGTGGCCTTCGGCGTGGGGTTGATCTACGGCCAGATCCTCGACGTGTCGTTCGGCAACAACCCGCTGGCCCTGCTGATCGTCATGATGGCGTTCTCGCTGTGCATCAGCACGTTTACGCTGTTCATGGCGACGGTCGTGAAGACCGAAGATCAGGCGGGCAGCCTCGTCGTACTGGTCACGCTGGCGCTGGCGCCAATCGGCGGTGCGTGGTGGTCGCTCGATCTCGAGTTCGTTCCCGAGTTCATGCGCGCGATCTCGGTGATCTCGCCGTTCAAATGGGTGGTCGACGGCTTCCGCAACGTGATTGCGCTGGATCAGGGCTTCGCCGGCATCGTCGGCCCGTCGGCCGTGCTGCTCGGAATCGGCGCGGTGTTCTTCATGCTGGCCGTGCGCAGATTCAAGGTGATTGACTAA
- a CDS encoding ABC transporter permease, with the protein MRKAFIIALKDLQTTLSDRNLLLIMFAAPLVLAAIIGVTFGGIGSGGSALSEIPVAIVNLDEGAPLNFGGQDSTINYGALITSVLSGEDMGGTVPGWTDSAPDCPSVAGASGDSSADYSMTLEELLAPVTLTSVEEARRAVEAEEYALAIIIPASFSADLQVSPVKPALTPVTIEVYSSPERPIAAQIVRSVVDQMSTRFAAGNVTLSALIASLPSDPLQIASVFSSSAFNEGIVCAFAGVSSSVVVDRQSATGTEVAINPLVVIGSAQAVFFGLFTANGQASSIIIERKNWTLQRLLITPTPAVMVLLGKMLAVFIVVVVQVLFLVVSLTLLASLLGGSLQFIWGTNILGIVAAIAATALGTAGIGSITAAVAKTAEQAGMVGSVVAIFSALFGGAFGFTLPTALASLSIVHWGADTFTKLAAGDNDIMLNLLVMVLYGAVTFAIGFVLFRSRIGDR; encoded by the coding sequence ATGCGCAAAGCGTTCATTATCGCACTCAAAGACCTGCAGACGACTCTATCCGACCGCAATTTGCTACTGATCATGTTCGCTGCGCCGCTGGTGCTGGCCGCGATCATCGGCGTGACGTTCGGCGGTATCGGCAGCGGAGGCAGTGCCCTCTCGGAAATACCGGTCGCCATCGTCAATTTGGACGAGGGCGCGCCGTTGAACTTCGGCGGGCAGGACAGCACCATTAACTACGGCGCGCTGATCACCAGCGTGTTGAGCGGCGAGGACATGGGCGGCACGGTTCCCGGGTGGACGGACTCCGCCCCGGACTGTCCAAGCGTCGCGGGGGCATCAGGCGACAGCAGCGCCGATTACTCGATGACTCTGGAAGAGCTTCTCGCACCGGTAACGTTAACCAGCGTGGAAGAAGCGCGCCGCGCCGTCGAAGCCGAAGAGTATGCGCTGGCGATCATCATTCCCGCGTCGTTCAGCGCCGACCTGCAGGTTTCCCCCGTCAAGCCCGCCTTAACGCCGGTGACAATTGAGGTATACAGCTCGCCGGAGCGCCCGATCGCCGCGCAGATTGTCCGCAGCGTCGTCGACCAGATGAGTACGCGGTTCGCAGCAGGCAATGTGACGTTGTCTGCCCTTATCGCGTCACTGCCGTCCGACCCGCTGCAGATTGCGTCAGTGTTCAGCAGCAGCGCGTTCAACGAAGGCATCGTTTGTGCTTTTGCCGGCGTCTCGTCATCGGTCGTGGTCGACCGGCAGTCGGCAACTGGCACCGAGGTCGCGATCAATCCGCTGGTCGTGATCGGGTCGGCGCAGGCCGTCTTCTTCGGCTTGTTCACTGCCAACGGGCAGGCCTCCAGCATTATCATCGAACGCAAGAACTGGACGCTTCAGCGCCTGCTCATTACGCCGACGCCCGCCGTGATGGTGCTGCTCGGGAAGATGCTGGCGGTGTTCATCGTTGTGGTGGTGCAGGTCTTGTTTCTCGTGGTGAGCCTTACGTTGTTGGCGTCGCTCTTGGGCGGGTCGCTCCAGTTCATCTGGGGTACCAACATTCTCGGAATCGTCGCTGCGATCGCTGCGACGGCGCTCGGAACGGCAGGAATCGGGAGCATCACCGCCGCCGTCGCCAAGACTGCAGAACAGGCCGGCATGGTCGGCAGTGTCGTCGCCATCTTCAGCGCGCTGTTTGGCGGCGCTTTCGGCTTCACCCTGCCGACGGCGCTGGCAAGTCTGTCGATCGTGCATTGGGGCGCGGACACTTTCACCAAACTGGCCGCGGGCGACAACGACATCATGCTCAATCTGCTCGTGATGGTGTTGTACGGCGCGGTGACGTTTGCGATCGGGTTCGTGCTGTTCCGTTCGCGCATCGGTGATCGGTAG
- a CDS encoding ABC transporter ATP-binding protein — MEPIVRASGLTKTYTRQDGTVVEAVRGIDLEIRKGEVFSLLGPNGAGKSTTISMISGLIPPTAGDAEIGGHSITRDPLQAKAMIGVVPQEVALYPMLTARRNLDFFGRMYGLSGAELGKRIDEVLDVIDLKDRQNDKVETFSGGMKRRVNIGVGLLHRPQLIYMDEPTVGVDPQSRRRILDTVLRLRSEYGMTVLYTTHLMEEAQELSDRVAIIDNGSIIALGTLMELMSQTGEEDILVLTIGKEQANDSIVGVLQAVEGVSRAQPEPVAEDNGEAKYAVYARLGRRALPDVLTAMNAAGVDVMSVTVREPDLETLFLALTGRALRE, encoded by the coding sequence ATGGAACCGATCGTACGGGCATCGGGCCTGACGAAGACTTATACGCGTCAGGATGGGACGGTCGTGGAAGCCGTACGCGGCATCGACCTCGAAATTCGCAAGGGAGAAGTGTTTAGCCTGTTGGGGCCGAACGGCGCCGGCAAGAGCACAACCATCTCGATGATTAGCGGCTTGATCCCGCCGACCGCCGGCGATGCCGAAATCGGCGGTCACTCAATCACGCGCGATCCGCTGCAGGCAAAGGCCATGATCGGTGTAGTGCCGCAAGAAGTGGCGCTTTATCCAATGCTCACGGCCCGGCGCAATCTCGACTTTTTCGGACGGATGTACGGTCTGTCTGGCGCCGAACTCGGCAAGCGCATCGACGAAGTGCTCGACGTGATCGACCTCAAGGACCGGCAGAACGACAAAGTCGAGACGTTCAGCGGCGGCATGAAGCGCCGCGTGAACATTGGGGTCGGGCTGCTGCATCGCCCGCAGTTGATCTACATGGACGAGCCGACCGTTGGGGTCGACCCGCAAAGCCGGCGGCGAATCCTCGATACGGTGCTGCGCCTGCGCAGCGAGTACGGCATGACCGTGCTGTACACCACCCACCTGATGGAAGAGGCGCAGGAACTGAGCGACCGGGTCGCGATCATCGACAACGGGTCGATTATCGCGCTTGGGACGCTGATGGAGCTGATGTCGCAGACGGGCGAAGAGGACATCCTCGTCCTGACAATCGGAAAGGAACAAGCCAACGATTCGATCGTGGGCGTGCTTCAGGCGGTCGAGGGCGTCAGCCGCGCACAGCCGGAGCCAGTGGCCGAGGACAATGGTGAAGCCAAATACGCCGTCTACGCTCGGCTTGGCCGGCGCGCGCTGCCCGACGTGTTAACCGCCATGAACGCGGCAGGCGTCGACGTTATGTCGGTCACCGTACGCGAACCGGACCTTGAGACGCTGTTTCTCGCCTTGACCGGCCGCGCGCTGCGCGAGTGA
- a CDS encoding dTDP-4-dehydrorhamnose 3,5-epimerase family protein — translation MTALQLLQPHETIADVVLTNLRAFRDDRGQFVETFRASWFPQVDWSRIQTNRSDSAQGVLRGLHYHFHQVDYWVVTRGRIRVGLADLRPSSPSYMTAAVVDLDADEPRGLFVPVGVAHGFFAVTDCTLTYLVNNYYDSSDEHGVAWNDAELAVPWGTTSAVLSPRDSTNRLWRDIPNDQRPR, via the coding sequence ATGACCGCGCTGCAATTGCTCCAACCGCACGAGACAATCGCCGACGTTGTACTGACCAACTTGCGCGCATTCAGGGATGATCGCGGTCAGTTCGTTGAAACGTTCAGGGCGTCGTGGTTCCCGCAGGTGGATTGGTCGCGCATCCAGACCAACCGGTCGGACAGCGCACAGGGCGTGCTGCGGGGCCTGCACTACCACTTCCATCAGGTCGATTATTGGGTCGTGACGCGCGGCCGGATACGGGTAGGACTCGCAGACTTGCGACCCTCGTCTCCGTCCTATATGACCGCGGCTGTCGTCGATCTCGATGCGGACGAACCACGCGGGCTGTTCGTGCCGGTCGGTGTGGCGCACGGCTTTTTCGCGGTGACGGACTGCACCCTCACCTACCTCGTCAATAACTACTACGATTCCTCCGACGAGCACGGCGTCGCGTGGAACGACGCCGAGTTGGCCGTGCCATGGGGTACGACTTCGGCCGTATTGTCGCCGCGCGACAGCACCAATCGCCTGTGGCGGGACATCCCAAACGACCAGCGGCCGCGCTGA
- a CDS encoding threonine synthase yields MSVLYCPTCDSPPDPLDWHCRACGGALELRDQPPFKADAINTEHWSMWRYGSSLDVERRVSLGAGMTPLVPLKPSDESVWIKCEYLNPTGSYKDRGTETLLSYLAGHGVTSVVEESSGNAGASMAQYAAQAGMRARIFVPENAPPGKTRAIAAAAELIVVPGPRQNVNDACLAAAVDGTVYASHGWNPYWIVGQQTIAWEIWEQFGKAPAAIVTPAGQGGLLLGIARGFRALHAAGVIDRLPRLYAVQPWACDPFVRAIEADASEPELMIAQRSAADGTLVGNPVRGQQVLAAIRETHGWAFTVAEDDLLEARSQLARRGFYVEPTSAMTHAALARVHEHMGGAGGPIILIATGHGLKSSA; encoded by the coding sequence ATGAGCGTGCTCTACTGCCCGACCTGCGATTCCCCGCCCGATCCGCTCGATTGGCATTGCCGCGCGTGCGGCGGCGCGCTGGAGCTGCGCGACCAGCCGCCGTTCAAGGCCGACGCGATCAACACCGAACACTGGTCGATGTGGCGGTACGGATCATCGCTCGATGTCGAACGGCGTGTGTCGCTTGGCGCAGGCATGACGCCACTTGTGCCGCTGAAGCCAAGCGACGAGTCGGTGTGGATCAAGTGCGAGTACTTGAACCCCACCGGCAGCTATAAGGATCGCGGGACCGAGACGCTGCTCAGCTACCTCGCGGGTCACGGCGTGACGTCGGTCGTCGAAGAGTCGTCGGGGAACGCCGGCGCGTCAATGGCGCAGTACGCGGCACAGGCCGGCATGAGGGCGCGCATCTTCGTCCCGGAAAACGCTCCTCCCGGCAAGACACGCGCAATCGCCGCCGCGGCAGAATTGATCGTCGTACCCGGCCCGCGCCAGAACGTCAACGACGCGTGCCTTGCGGCCGCCGTCGACGGTACGGTGTACGCCAGCCACGGCTGGAATCCATACTGGATCGTGGGCCAGCAGACCATCGCATGGGAAATCTGGGAGCAGTTTGGCAAGGCGCCGGCAGCGATCGTCACGCCGGCCGGCCAAGGCGGGCTGCTGCTCGGCATCGCACGCGGGTTTCGGGCGCTGCACGCCGCCGGAGTCATCGACCGGCTGCCGCGACTGTATGCGGTTCAGCCGTGGGCGTGCGATCCGTTTGTCCGCGCGATTGAAGCCGACGCATCCGAGCCGGAGCTGATGATCGCTCAGCGCAGCGCAGCGGACGGGACGCTGGTCGGGAACCCGGTTCGCGGCCAGCAGGTGTTAGCTGCAATCCGTGAGACACACGGATGGGCATTCACAGTCGCCGAGGACGACCTGCTCGAGGCGCGCTCTCAGCTTGCGCGGCGCGGTTTCTATGTCGAGCCGACCAGCGCCATGACTCACGCGGCTTTGGCCCGCGTGCATGAACATATGGGCGGCGCGGGTGGACCGATCATCTTGATCGCTACCGGACACGGACTCAAGTCGTCGGCCTAG
- a CDS encoding tellurite resistance TerB family protein, producing the protein MTSFSKPTGPFTNDELRAYVETMMLFAIADGTVRKTELNMVQMTVVGYLENHPALKAMTRQQLMDLCFDCANAIYDEGPSVRLNKVAGILTTEQQRMFALSMAAAVASADGYIQTGERAGFALLQRAFGLTAEQVRAAIEAFD; encoded by the coding sequence ATGACTTCATTCAGCAAGCCGACCGGGCCGTTCACCAATGACGAACTGCGGGCGTATGTCGAAACGATGATGCTGTTTGCGATCGCTGACGGCACCGTGAGAAAGACCGAACTCAACATGGTGCAGATGACCGTCGTCGGCTATCTCGAGAACCACCCGGCGCTCAAAGCGATGACGCGTCAGCAGTTGATGGATCTATGCTTTGACTGCGCCAACGCGATCTATGACGAGGGCCCGTCGGTTCGCCTCAACAAGGTGGCGGGGATTCTTACGACCGAGCAACAGCGGATGTTCGCGCTGAGCATGGCTGCTGCGGTCGCCAGCGCCGACGGCTACATCCAGACGGGCGAGCGCGCCGGGTTTGCGCTGCTTCAGCGTGCCTTCGGGTTGACGGCCGAGCAGGTCCGTGCCGCGATCGAGGCATTCGACTAG
- the rocF gene encoding arginase translates to MSSPIVRIYGIPMDLGQSRRGVDMGPSAIRYAGLSDRLRALGYLPIDAGNLVVPQAEQAFEQYDSHANARYLPQIASICREAYEHIVGALQPDENAVFLGGDHTISIGTVAAVRQRGSVGVIWIDAHADMNTPETSPSGNVHGMSVAALLGDGPVALSEIGSRRPALAAEDVAMIGLRNLDSAERQRLARSGIRTFTMRDIDERGLYAVAQDLLAGFAHCDTLHLSLDLDSCDPTFAPGVGTPVPGGLSYREAHLLMEILHDTGRTRTVDVVEVNPVLDERNRTANLAVDLVASLFGQRII, encoded by the coding sequence ATGTCCAGCCCGATCGTTCGTATCTACGGAATCCCGATGGACTTGGGACAAAGCAGGCGTGGGGTCGACATGGGTCCGAGCGCAATCCGCTACGCCGGCCTGAGCGACCGCTTGCGCGCGCTCGGCTACCTTCCGATCGACGCCGGCAACCTCGTCGTGCCGCAAGCCGAACAAGCATTCGAGCAGTATGACTCGCATGCGAACGCACGTTATCTTCCGCAAATCGCCAGTATTTGCCGCGAGGCCTACGAGCACATTGTCGGAGCCCTTCAGCCGGATGAAAACGCCGTGTTCCTCGGCGGTGACCACACGATCAGCATTGGGACGGTCGCGGCCGTCCGGCAGCGGGGCAGCGTTGGCGTCATCTGGATCGACGCTCACGCCGACATGAACACGCCGGAGACCTCGCCGTCGGGAAACGTTCACGGCATGAGCGTCGCCGCTCTGCTGGGCGACGGTCCAGTGGCCCTGAGCGAGATCGGCAGCCGCAGGCCCGCGCTGGCCGCCGAAGATGTCGCCATGATCGGCCTGCGCAACCTCGACTCGGCCGAGCGCCAACGCCTCGCTCGAAGCGGAATCCGCACCTTTACCATGCGCGATATCGACGAACGCGGGTTGTACGCGGTCGCGCAGGATCTGCTTGCCGGGTTCGCCCATTGTGATACGCTGCACCTCAGCCTCGATCTCGATTCGTGCGACCCAACCTTCGCGCCGGGCGTTGGGACGCCCGTGCCGGGCGGACTGTCGTACCGCGAGGCCCACCTGCTGATGGAGATTCTGCACGACACCGGGCGGACGCGCACCGTCGATGTCGTCGAAGTCAACCCGGTGCTGGACGAACGCAACCGCACGGCGAATCTCGCGGTCGACTTGGTCGCAAGCCTGTTCGGCCAGCGGATCATTTAG